A genomic window from Sphingomonas taxi includes:
- a CDS encoding gluconokinase: MQGQAGTDRAYAVVVMGVSGSGKSTLSTRLGEALACPVLEGDAFHSRANVAKMQAGHPLTDEDRWPWLDRLGTALGEAALAAPGHVAVAACSALKRSYRERLSAASAVPLLFVLLDTGAAEIARRMETRSGHYMPPSLLGSQLATLERPAADEPAVTLDAARPVEVLTAEALAWIGDRQPAVAGSDHRISHRSP; this comes from the coding sequence GTGCAGGGACAAGCAGGGACCGATCGCGCATATGCCGTCGTCGTCATGGGCGTGAGCGGCAGCGGCAAGTCGACGCTGTCGACGCGGCTCGGCGAGGCGCTCGCCTGTCCGGTGCTGGAGGGCGACGCGTTCCACTCGCGGGCCAATGTCGCCAAGATGCAGGCGGGGCATCCGCTCACCGACGAGGATCGCTGGCCGTGGCTCGACCGGCTCGGCACGGCGCTCGGCGAGGCGGCGCTGGCGGCGCCCGGCCACGTCGCGGTCGCCGCCTGTTCGGCGCTCAAGCGCAGCTATCGCGAGCGGCTGTCCGCCGCCTCGGCGGTGCCGCTGCTGTTCGTGCTGCTCGACACCGGCGCGGCCGAGATCGCCCGCCGGATGGAGACGCGCTCGGGCCATTATATGCCGCCCAGCCTGCTCGGCAGCCAGCTCGCCACGCTCGAACGCCCGGCGGCGGACGAACCTGCGGTGACGCTCGACGCCGCCCGGCCGGTGGAGGTGCTGACCGCGGAGGCGCTGGCGTGGATCGGCGACCGGCAACCCGCGGTCGCAGGTTCGGACCACCGGATATCCCACCGTTCGCCCTGA
- a CDS encoding thiol-disulfide oxidoreductase DCC family protein — protein sequence MTPPIPATGVTVWHDGNCPLCRREIAMMRRLDRRGAITFVDAADIDSICPIDRGALLDRFHASENGTLLSGAAAFAAMWRAIPLLRPLGLLARRPLALRVMERGYRRFMRLRPRLQRLLR from the coding sequence ATGACACCCCCCATTCCCGCTACCGGCGTCACCGTCTGGCACGACGGCAATTGTCCGTTATGCCGGCGGGAGATCGCGATGATGCGCCGGCTCGACCGTCGCGGCGCGATCACCTTCGTCGATGCGGCCGACATCGACAGCATCTGCCCGATCGACCGCGGCGCGCTGCTCGACCGGTTCCACGCCAGCGAGAACGGCACATTGCTGTCCGGCGCAGCCGCTTTCGCCGCAATGTGGCGTGCGATCCCGCTGCTGCGCCCGCTTGGCCTGCTCGCCCGCCGGCCGCTGGCGTTGCGGGTCATGGAACGGGGGTATCGCCGCTTCATGCGTCTCCGCCCCCGGCTCCAGCGCCTGCTCCGGTGA
- a CDS encoding HAD family hydrolase, which produces MPKQIKAILFDIDGTLVDSNDFHVLAWEEAFAGIGARFDRQTIHDQIGKGTDNLVPTLLPDLDDDAVEKLGDAHGAAFKTKYLDRAKPFADARALLAHAHGNGQQVVLASSASGEELDHYLGLLDARALVGEATSGDDVEQTKPAPDIFATALAKLDGLAPDEVIVVGDTPYDIEAAAKCGMAAVAVRSGGFPDAVLTRAGAVAIYDDAAALLADYAASPLGAGNPTA; this is translated from the coding sequence ATGCCCAAGCAGATCAAGGCCATTCTGTTCGACATCGACGGCACGCTGGTCGACAGCAACGATTTCCACGTGCTCGCCTGGGAAGAGGCCTTCGCCGGGATCGGCGCCCGCTTCGACCGGCAGACGATCCACGACCAGATCGGCAAGGGCACGGACAATTTGGTGCCGACGCTGCTCCCCGATCTCGACGACGACGCGGTCGAGAAGCTCGGCGACGCCCATGGCGCGGCGTTCAAGACCAAGTATCTCGATCGGGCCAAACCCTTCGCCGACGCGCGGGCGCTGCTCGCGCACGCTCATGGCAACGGCCAGCAGGTCGTGCTCGCCTCATCCGCGTCGGGCGAAGAGCTCGACCATTATCTCGGGCTCCTCGATGCCCGCGCGTTGGTCGGCGAGGCGACCAGCGGCGACGACGTCGAACAGACCAAGCCGGCGCCGGACATCTTCGCCACCGCGCTCGCCAAGCTCGACGGGCTGGCTCCCGACGAGGTGATCGTCGTCGGCGACACCCCCTATGACATCGAGGCGGCGGCGAAATGCGGCATGGCCGCGGTCGCGGTGCGCTCCGGCGGCTTCCCCGATGCGGTGCTGACGCGCGCCGGTGCGGTGGCGATCTACGACGATGCCGCCGCGTTGCTGGCCGATTATGCGGCGTCACCGCTCGGCGCCGGTAACCCGACCGCCTGA
- a CDS encoding TonB-dependent receptor plug domain-containing protein: MKMVTRDRRRLAGISGNVTSVAALAVMLVSVPAFARPLPQQDQSAVPDSTRSADPAAPDQLTKPTTTTDGTADAPQAEAPASDIVVTGTRITANGFNAPTPTTVIGEQQIQQNAQANIFNTVVQLPSLQGSTGATTGTFSTSSGQQGLSSLSLRGLGTIRTLTLLDGQRVIGANVTGVTDISQFPQLLIKRVDIVTGGASASYGSDAVGGVVNFITDTRFTGVKGNLQTGVTTYGDDGQVLAQLAVGKAFAGDKLHVILSGEYAKDQGVGPGNFGEDLAGSRDWYRASTLVDTGNRAGGTPQFLYRDHAQAYQYTKYGLISSGPLQGTAFDFNGNPFPFQYGSNGVPSKTAGGNVIGCYVGFCVGGDQSGHVGSGTSLQSALERINGYTRVGYDIAPDTELYVTANIAQVKTSNQPNPGASKTGLTIQCSNPYLPASVSAACAANGITTFGYGLSNAILPNIKVNTDRRQYRFVGGLKGKADVLGSNWTYDIYYEHGINITDINVDNISLNGRYNQAINATTLNGQIVCANATARANGCQPINIFGGAAPSAAALAYVVPENGPFQHTRQTQDAAAASISGTPIDLWAGPLAIAMGVEYRREAYRVNADPYGAGVSAISPNSADYPADPILNSTIGSNWYAGNYKNGSGKYHVYESFLELNLPILDSAALGKASINGAGRATKYSTSGVIYAWKVGGTWETPLDGLRLRAVTSRDVRAPNLSELFAAPTTTTVPNFTDPRTTAANPNGRQLLIIQNTIGNPNLRPETARSTEAGIVYARPSWLPGLSLSFDYYKIKVSDVVSSLSAQQIVNLCYISNLPDTCGAFNLDIAPGSNQTAFVNVQSFNLASIKTEGFDIEASYQWRNPLGLGGNFTLRGLGTHVINFITDPGLPGTIPVDSAGANSGATPSWKWLAIQSYDNDQFSLLLQERWFSDGVFGNQYVVCSTACPVSTANNPTIDYNKMKGAFYFDIGGSLNVTKQVSMFFKVDNLFDHDPEASPQTNTGLDVNPALYDTLGRFYRLGVRARF, translated from the coding sequence ATGAAGATGGTCACGCGCGATCGGCGACGGCTTGCAGGCATTTCAGGTAACGTTACCAGCGTCGCGGCACTTGCGGTGATGCTAGTGTCGGTGCCGGCCTTCGCGCGGCCGCTGCCGCAGCAGGACCAGTCGGCGGTGCCCGATTCGACCCGTTCGGCCGACCCCGCCGCGCCCGATCAGCTGACCAAGCCGACCACCACCACCGACGGCACCGCCGACGCGCCGCAGGCCGAGGCGCCGGCGAGCGACATCGTCGTGACCGGCACGCGCATCACCGCCAACGGCTTCAACGCGCCGACCCCGACGACGGTGATCGGCGAACAGCAGATCCAGCAGAATGCCCAGGCGAACATCTTCAACACCGTCGTGCAATTGCCCTCGCTGCAAGGATCGACCGGTGCGACGACGGGCACGTTCAGCACGTCGAGCGGCCAGCAGGGGCTGAGCTCGCTGTCGCTGCGCGGCCTCGGCACGATCCGCACCCTGACGCTGCTCGACGGACAGCGCGTCATCGGCGCCAACGTCACCGGCGTTACCGACATCAGCCAGTTCCCGCAATTGCTCATCAAGCGCGTCGACATCGTCACCGGCGGCGCCTCCGCCTCCTACGGATCGGATGCGGTCGGCGGCGTCGTCAACTTCATCACCGATACCCGCTTCACCGGCGTCAAGGGCAACCTTCAGACCGGCGTCACCACGTATGGCGACGACGGTCAGGTGCTGGCGCAGCTCGCGGTCGGCAAGGCGTTCGCGGGCGACAAGCTGCACGTCATCCTCAGTGGCGAATATGCCAAGGATCAGGGCGTCGGCCCCGGCAATTTCGGCGAGGATCTCGCCGGCAGCCGCGACTGGTATCGCGCCTCGACGCTGGTCGACACCGGCAACCGCGCCGGCGGCACGCCGCAATTCCTCTACCGCGACCATGCCCAGGCCTATCAATATACGAAATATGGCCTGATCAGCAGCGGCCCGCTGCAAGGCACCGCATTCGACTTCAACGGCAACCCCTTCCCGTTCCAGTACGGATCGAACGGCGTGCCGTCGAAGACCGCGGGCGGCAACGTCATCGGCTGCTACGTCGGCTTCTGCGTCGGCGGCGATCAGTCGGGCCATGTCGGATCGGGCACGTCGCTGCAATCGGCGCTCGAGCGGATCAACGGCTATACCCGCGTCGGCTACGACATCGCGCCGGACACGGAGCTGTACGTCACCGCCAATATCGCGCAGGTCAAGACCAGCAACCAGCCCAACCCCGGTGCCTCGAAGACCGGCCTGACCATCCAGTGTTCGAACCCCTATCTGCCCGCATCGGTCAGCGCCGCCTGCGCCGCCAACGGCATCACCACCTTCGGCTACGGCCTCAGCAACGCGATCCTGCCGAACATCAAGGTCAATACCGATCGCCGCCAGTATCGCTTCGTCGGCGGCCTGAAGGGCAAGGCCGATGTGCTCGGGTCCAACTGGACCTATGACATCTATTACGAACACGGCATCAACATCACCGACATCAACGTCGACAACATCAGCCTGAACGGCCGGTACAATCAGGCGATCAACGCGACGACGCTCAACGGCCAGATCGTCTGCGCCAATGCGACCGCGCGTGCCAACGGCTGCCAGCCGATCAACATCTTCGGCGGCGCGGCGCCATCCGCCGCGGCGCTCGCTTATGTCGTGCCCGAGAACGGCCCGTTCCAGCATACCCGCCAGACGCAGGATGCCGCCGCGGCCAGCATCTCGGGCACGCCGATCGATTTGTGGGCGGGTCCGCTCGCGATCGCGATGGGCGTCGAATACCGGCGCGAGGCCTATCGCGTGAACGCCGATCCGTACGGCGCCGGGGTATCGGCGATCAGCCCCAATTCGGCCGACTATCCGGCCGATCCGATCCTCAACTCGACGATCGGCAGCAACTGGTACGCCGGGAACTACAAGAACGGTTCGGGCAAATATCACGTCTACGAGAGCTTCCTCGAACTCAACCTGCCGATCCTCGACTCGGCGGCGCTGGGCAAGGCCAGCATCAACGGCGCGGGCCGCGCGACCAAATATTCGACCTCGGGCGTCATCTACGCCTGGAAGGTCGGCGGCACCTGGGAAACGCCGCTCGATGGCCTGCGCCTGCGCGCCGTCACGTCGCGCGACGTACGTGCGCCGAACCTGTCCGAGCTGTTCGCCGCACCGACCACGACCACCGTCCCCAACTTCACCGATCCGCGCACGACGGCGGCCAATCCCAACGGGCGCCAGCTGCTCATCATCCAGAACACGATCGGCAATCCCAATCTGCGCCCCGAGACCGCGCGCAGCACCGAAGCCGGCATCGTCTATGCGCGCCCGTCCTGGCTGCCGGGGCTCAGCCTGTCGTTCGACTATTACAAGATCAAGGTCAGCGACGTCGTCTCCAGCCTGTCGGCGCAGCAGATCGTCAATCTGTGCTATATCTCGAACCTGCCGGACACCTGCGGCGCATTCAATCTCGACATCGCGCCCGGCAGCAACCAGACCGCGTTCGTCAACGTCCAGTCGTTCAACCTCGCCTCGATCAAAACCGAGGGCTTCGACATCGAGGCGAGCTACCAGTGGCGCAATCCGCTGGGCCTCGGCGGTAATTTCACGCTGCGCGGCCTCGGCACCCACGTCATCAACTTCATCACCGATCCCGGTCTGCCCGGTACCATCCCGGTCGACAGCGCCGGCGCCAATTCGGGCGCGACGCCGAGCTGGAAGTGGCTGGCGATCCAAAGCTACGACAATGACCAGTTCAGCCTGCTGCTGCAGGAGCGCTGGTTCAGCGACGGCGTGTTCGGCAATCAATATGTCGTCTGCTCAACCGCCTGCCCGGTCTCGACCGCCAACAATCCGACGATCGACTATAACAAGATGAAGGGCGCCTTCTACTTCGACATCGGCGGCTCGCTCAACGTCACCAAGCAGGTCAGCATGTTCTTCAAGGTCGACAATCTGTTCGATCACGATCCCGAGGCCTCGCCGCAGACCAACACCGGCCTCGACGTCAATCCGGCGCTGTATGACACGCTGGGCCGCTTCTACCGTCTGGGTGTCCGCGCGCGGTTCTGA
- a CDS encoding glycosyl hydrolase family 28-related protein — MTAKSRAARRLRPLAALLLAGAATPSLAATPSVSTFATAPADPRAVTVAGKGDGTADDSAAIQRAIDSVAAQGGGGLVFLPTGRYRITRTLFMRPGVRLFGVGKRRPVILLAPQTPGFQRGVGSMVFFTGTLPVRPGEPPRPPVPVPPPTSVPFDPGIADANSGTFYSAMANVDFEIGDGNPAATAVRFHAAQHAYLSHIDFHLGSGLAGIYQVGNIGQDLRFFGGRYGILTEKPSPAWQYTLLDATFEGQRDAAIREHEAGLTLVNTVFRNVPVGIEIDRGYGDWLWGKQVRFENVSQAGVVISNEGNAYTQIGFEDATAIGTPVFARFRDSGRTVAGSGARYRVRAFNYGLTVPALGATGSFATRMDAAPLARDPKRPAPAIRALPPVAAWTNVRDLGVTGDGSTDDTAALQRAIASRRVLYFPAGFYRVSDTLTLRADSVLIGLHPSLTQIVLADDSPAFRGVGSPRALLASAKGGDAIVSGLGLATGGRNPRATALLWRAGERSLVDDVKFQGGHGTFRADGSRFDPYNADHSGDADPKQRWDGQYASLWVTDGGGGTFNGLWTPSTYAAAGLVVSDTDTPGHVYQMSAEHHRRAEIVLDGVRNWEFLAPQTEEEAGESRDTVAFEIRNSRDILFANLHAYRVTRSLQGAPAAITLTGSTGIRFRNVHVNAESGFSTCDAAGCGTYLRASKYPYENAIRDITRGAEVREREFAVLDVTDAPVVAPSTAIPLTRVAGGFHALGGGAVDRAGKLYFVDRPMQRIHGWSAGEGLSVVSDAPLDAVNLAVDGSDRLMVLSSAGAAATVYSLDPRRPAAVDVLAARPAAAHPRIVLPGSLWNNGEFRDQYDPATDRFTTLAEMFARDMAIAKPREYVSPDGSLALPAFRVWQQGPADHRGWRFSDTLDTYGLITARPGTRVYLANGSEDRTYSGLVGAGGTVTDLKPFAARGGESVVAGPDGRVYVANGQVFVYAADGSEQGRIDVPDRPLQLLFGGADGRTLFILTHHALYTARP, encoded by the coding sequence ATGACAGCCAAATCCCGCGCGGCACGCCGCCTCCGCCCCCTCGCGGCGTTGCTGCTCGCCGGCGCCGCGACGCCGTCGCTCGCCGCGACGCCGTCGGTCTCCACCTTCGCGACCGCACCAGCCGACCCGCGTGCGGTGACGGTCGCAGGCAAGGGCGACGGTACGGCCGACGACAGCGCCGCGATCCAGCGCGCGATCGATTCGGTCGCGGCGCAGGGCGGCGGCGGGCTCGTTTTCCTGCCGACCGGGCGCTACCGCATCACCCGCACGTTGTTCATGCGGCCCGGCGTGCGGCTGTTCGGGGTCGGCAAGCGCCGCCCCGTCATCCTCCTCGCGCCGCAGACGCCTGGTTTCCAGCGCGGCGTCGGCAGCATGGTGTTCTTCACCGGCACGCTGCCCGTCCGCCCCGGCGAGCCGCCGCGCCCGCCGGTGCCGGTGCCGCCGCCGACCAGCGTGCCGTTCGATCCGGGCATAGCCGACGCCAATTCGGGCACCTTCTATTCGGCGATGGCCAACGTCGATTTCGAGATCGGCGACGGCAATCCGGCGGCGACCGCGGTGCGCTTCCACGCCGCCCAGCACGCCTATCTCAGCCATATCGACTTCCATCTCGGCTCGGGCCTCGCCGGCATCTATCAGGTCGGCAACATCGGCCAGGATCTGCGCTTCTTCGGCGGCCGCTACGGCATTCTGACCGAGAAGCCCTCGCCGGCGTGGCAATATACGCTGCTCGACGCGACCTTCGAGGGCCAGCGGGACGCCGCGATCCGCGAGCATGAGGCGGGGCTGACCCTGGTCAACACCGTGTTCCGCAACGTGCCCGTCGGCATCGAGATCGATCGCGGCTATGGCGACTGGCTGTGGGGCAAGCAGGTCCGGTTCGAGAATGTCTCGCAGGCCGGCGTCGTGATCAGCAACGAAGGCAATGCCTATACGCAGATCGGCTTCGAGGATGCGACCGCGATCGGCACGCCGGTGTTCGCGCGCTTCCGCGACAGCGGCAGGACGGTGGCGGGATCGGGTGCCCGCTATCGCGTCCGCGCCTTCAACTACGGGCTCACCGTACCGGCGCTCGGCGCGACGGGCAGCTTCGCGACCCGGATGGACGCCGCCCCCCTCGCGCGCGATCCGAAACGCCCCGCCCCGGCGATCCGCGCGCTGCCGCCGGTCGCGGCCTGGACCAACGTGCGCGACCTCGGCGTCACCGGCGACGGCAGCACCGACGATACCGCGGCGCTGCAACGCGCGATCGCCAGCCGGCGCGTGCTCTATTTCCCCGCCGGCTTCTACCGGGTCAGCGACACGCTGACGCTGCGCGCCGACAGCGTGCTGATCGGCCTCCACCCCAGCCTGACCCAGATCGTCCTCGCCGACGACAGCCCCGCCTTCCGCGGCGTCGGCAGCCCGCGCGCGCTGCTCGCCAGCGCCAAGGGTGGCGACGCGATCGTCTCCGGCCTCGGCCTCGCCACCGGCGGCCGCAATCCGCGCGCCACCGCCTTGCTGTGGCGCGCCGGCGAGCGGTCGCTGGTCGACGACGTCAAATTCCAGGGCGGTCACGGCACCTTCCGCGCCGACGGCAGCCGCTTCGATCCCTACAATGCCGATCACAGCGGCGATGCCGATCCCAAGCAGCGCTGGGACGGCCAATATGCCAGCCTGTGGGTGACCGACGGCGGCGGCGGCACGTTCAACGGCCTGTGGACGCCGAGCACCTATGCCGCCGCCGGGCTGGTCGTCTCCGACACCGACACGCCGGGCCACGTCTACCAGATGTCCGCCGAGCATCACCGCCGCGCCGAGATCGTGCTCGACGGGGTGCGCAACTGGGAGTTCCTCGCGCCGCAGACCGAGGAGGAGGCGGGCGAGAGCCGCGACACGGTGGCGTTCGAGATCCGCAACTCGCGCGACATCCTGTTCGCCAATCTCCACGCCTATCGCGTCACCCGCTCGCTACAGGGCGCGCCGGCGGCGATCACGCTGACCGGCTCGACCGGCATCCGCTTCCGCAACGTGCACGTGAATGCCGAAAGCGGCTTTTCGACCTGCGACGCCGCCGGCTGCGGCACCTATCTGCGCGCGAGCAAATATCCGTATGAAAACGCGATCCGCGACATCACGCGCGGCGCCGAGGTCCGCGAGCGCGAATTCGCGGTGCTCGACGTCACCGACGCGCCCGTCGTCGCCCCCTCCACCGCGATCCCGTTGACGCGGGTCGCGGGCGGCTTTCACGCGCTCGGCGGCGGCGCGGTCGACCGGGCCGGCAAGCTCTATTTCGTCGACCGGCCGATGCAACGCATCCACGGCTGGAGCGCCGGCGAGGGCCTGTCGGTGGTGTCCGACGCGCCGCTCGACGCGGTCAATCTCGCAGTCGACGGATCGGACCGGCTGATGGTGCTGTCCTCCGCCGGAGCCGCCGCGACCGTCTACAGCCTCGATCCCCGGCGCCCCGCCGCGGTCGACGTGCTGGCCGCCCGTCCAGCCGCAGCCCACCCGCGGATCGTCCTGCCGGGCAGCCTGTGGAACAACGGCGAGTTCCGCGACCAATATGATCCGGCGACCGACCGCTTCACCACGCTCGCCGAGATGTTCGCGCGCGACATGGCGATCGCCAAACCCCGCGAATACGTCTCGCCCGACGGCAGCCTCGCCCTCCCCGCCTTCCGCGTCTGGCAGCAGGGGCCGGCGGATCACCGCGGCTGGCGCTTCTCGGATACGCTCGACACCTATGGCCTGATCACCGCGAGGCCGGGCACGCGCGTCTATCTCGCCAATGGTTCGGAGGATCGCACCTACAGCGGTCTGGTCGGTGCCGGCGGTACGGTGACCGATCTCAAGCCGTTCGCGGCGCGCGGCGGCGAGAGCGTCGTCGCCGGTCCCGACGGGCGCGTCTACGTCGCCAACGGGCAGGTGTTCGTCTATGCCGCCGACGGCAGCGAGCAGGGCCGCATCGACGTGCCCGACCGGCCGCTGCAATTGCTGTTCGGCGGCGCCGACGGTCGCACGCTGTTCATCCTGACCCACCACGCGCTCTACACGGCACGCCCCTGA
- a CDS encoding FadR/GntR family transcriptional regulator, whose protein sequence is MSEVRLVDRAYTAIVAIINDERLAIGDRLPSESRLAASFGVSRTIVREALARLASDGITAARRGAGSYVQRRPSERLSTHMPMDALAKTLGTYEVRFVLESEAARLAAQRRSPQQLDEIERTLAALRSALLSNAPAHDEDWLLHRAIVEATGNSAFVPVFDHLQDEVMRILRAGVDISRSRPPEVIGAMMAEHDAIVDAIRTRDADGAALAMRWHLSQGRKRLMP, encoded by the coding sequence ATGAGCGAAGTCCGGCTGGTCGATCGCGCGTACACCGCGATCGTCGCCATCATCAACGACGAGCGGCTCGCGATCGGCGACCGCCTGCCCTCCGAATCGCGGCTCGCCGCCTCGTTCGGCGTGTCGCGGACGATCGTCCGCGAGGCGCTGGCGCGGCTCGCCTCGGACGGGATCACCGCGGCGCGGCGCGGCGCCGGCTCCTACGTACAGCGGCGGCCGTCGGAGCGGCTCAGCACGCACATGCCGATGGATGCGCTCGCGAAGACGCTCGGCACCTACGAGGTCCGCTTCGTGCTCGAATCGGAGGCGGCGAGGCTCGCGGCGCAGCGCCGCTCGCCGCAGCAGCTCGACGAGATCGAACGCACGCTGGCGGCGTTGCGCAGCGCCCTGCTGTCGAACGCGCCGGCGCATGACGAGGACTGGCTGCTCCACCGCGCGATCGTCGAGGCGACGGGCAATTCCGCCTTCGTGCCGGTGTTCGACCATCTGCAGGACGAGGTGATGCGCATCCTGCGCGCCGGCGTCGACATCTCGCGCTCGCGACCGCCCGAGGTGATCGGCGCGATGATGGCGGAGCATGACGCGATCGTCGATGCGATCCGCACCCGCGATGCCGACGGCGCCGCGCTGGCGATGCGCTGGCATCTGTCGCAGGGGCGCAAGCGGCTGATGCCGTGA
- a CDS encoding DUF2252 family protein — translation MPTPRPAERGAILEAKRKLKMARSTHAYVRGNTVKFYEWLAESRASRHVPEGPAIWICGDCHLGNLGPINDGDGRIAIQIRDLDQAVIGNPAHDLIRLGLSLATAARGSDLPGVTTAHMIEEMVTGYARAMRDPGGDDSGPEPEVVRSVRRRALGRRWRHLAKERLRTAEPTIPLGDKFWPLDGEERGALATVLAEPDVTALVLALDDKDRDRAVRLVDAAYWMKGCSSLGLLRFAAIAGLKNAKGRSDYALIDLKEATAPIAPAARGATMPADQAVRVVTAARALSPHLGSRMVAARMLDRSLFVRELSPQDLKLEVEQFSAGQAVKAAHYLAFVVGKAHARQLSRDERADWTRVLDADRRGAIDAPGWLWESVVALSGLHEAGYLNHCRQYAMGA, via the coding sequence ATGCCGACACCCCGTCCCGCCGAACGCGGCGCCATTCTCGAAGCCAAGCGCAAGTTGAAGATGGCGCGTTCGACCCATGCCTATGTCCGGGGTAACACGGTCAAATTCTACGAATGGCTGGCGGAGTCGCGGGCATCGCGGCACGTGCCCGAAGGACCGGCGATCTGGATCTGCGGCGATTGCCACCTCGGCAACCTCGGGCCGATCAACGACGGCGACGGACGGATCGCGATCCAGATCCGCGACCTCGACCAGGCGGTGATCGGCAATCCCGCGCACGACCTCATCCGCCTCGGCCTCTCGCTGGCGACCGCGGCGCGCGGCTCCGACCTGCCCGGCGTCACGACCGCGCATATGATCGAGGAGATGGTGACCGGCTATGCGCGGGCGATGCGCGATCCCGGCGGCGACGACAGCGGCCCCGAGCCCGAGGTGGTGCGCAGCGTCAGACGGCGCGCGCTCGGCCGGCGCTGGCGGCACCTCGCCAAGGAGCGGTTGCGCACCGCCGAGCCGACGATCCCGCTCGGCGACAAATTCTGGCCGCTCGACGGCGAGGAGCGCGGCGCGCTCGCGACGGTGCTTGCCGAGCCCGACGTCACCGCTCTGGTCCTCGCGCTCGACGACAAGGATCGCGATCGCGCGGTGCGGCTGGTCGATGCGGCCTATTGGATGAAGGGGTGCAGCTCGCTCGGGCTGTTGCGCTTCGCGGCGATTGCCGGATTGAAGAACGCCAAGGGCCGGTCGGATTATGCGCTGATCGACCTCAAGGAGGCGACCGCGCCGATCGCACCGGCGGCGCGGGGCGCGACGATGCCGGCCGATCAGGCGGTGCGGGTGGTGACCGCGGCACGTGCGCTGTCGCCGCATCTCGGCAGCCGGATGGTCGCGGCGCGGATGCTCGACCGGTCGCTGTTCGTCCGCGAACTCTCGCCGCAGGATCTGAAGCTCGAGGTCGAGCAGTTCAGCGCCGGCCAGGCGGTGAAGGCGGCGCATTATCTCGCCTTCGTCGTCGGCAAGGCGCATGCTCGGCAGCTCAGCCGGGACGAGCGCGCCGATTGGACGCGGGTGCTCGATGCCGACCGGCGCGGCGCGATCGACGCGCCGGGCTGGTTATGGGAGAGCGTCGTTGCGCTCTCCGGGCTGCACGAGGCGGGCTATCTCAACCATTGCCGGCAATATGCGATGGGCGCCTGA